The following are encoded together in the Fusobacterium perfoetens genome:
- a CDS encoding YbaB/EbfC family nucleoid-associated protein yields the protein MVRKLKTAKGSANQMDIIRQAQAMQQEMLKIQEELKGKEVEASVGGGAVVVKANGQKEVTSITISEETIKDAATDKEMLEDLVLSAVKEAMRQAEELSEKEMSRVTGGMNIPGLF from the coding sequence AAGGTAGTGCAAATCAAATGGATATCATAAGACAAGCTCAAGCTATGCAGCAAGAGATGTTAAAAATACAAGAGGAGTTAAAAGGAAAAGAAGTTGAAGCTTCTGTTGGTGGAGGAGCTGTTGTTGTTAAAGCTAACGGACAAAAAGAAGTTACTAGTATAACAATCTCTGAAGAAACAATAAAAGATGCAGCAACTGACAAAGAAATGTTAGAAGATTTAGTTCTTTCAGCAGTAAAAGAAGCTATGAGACAAGCAGAAGAATTATCAGAAAAAGAAATGTCTAGAGTAACTGGTGGAATGAATATCCCAGGACTATTCTAG
- a CDS encoding lysophospholipid acyltransferase family protein codes for MYKFYGLLVYYIIMLIKLTLKIEIIGKENMEEDKPYVLALWHNKVVATVLALGFIKKRAGLASPSADGELISVPLEKLGYKMIRGSSGKDSVKGLVQLIKAVKEGYTIGTPLDGPKGPRFEAKQGMMYVAQKSGRPMVFMGAAYSKKWVLSKTWDKCQIPKPFSKVICVISEPFYLEKSIPVEDYKEIVEKKLNDINEVAENLIEDKER; via the coding sequence ATGTACAAATTTTATGGATTATTAGTGTACTATATTATTATGTTAATAAAGTTGACACTAAAAATTGAAATTATTGGAAAAGAAAATATGGAAGAGGATAAACCTTATGTGTTGGCTCTTTGGCACAACAAAGTAGTTGCTACAGTTTTAGCTTTAGGATTTATTAAAAAAAGAGCTGGACTTGCTAGTCCCTCTGCTGATGGAGAGCTTATCTCTGTGCCTCTTGAAAAATTAGGTTACAAAATGATAAGAGGTTCATCAGGAAAAGATTCTGTAAAAGGATTGGTTCAACTTATAAAAGCTGTAAAAGAGGGATATACTATTGGAACTCCACTAGATGGGCCAAAAGGACCAAGATTTGAAGCAAAACAAGGAATGATGTATGTAGCTCAAAAATCTGGAAGACCAATGGTTTTTATGGGAGCTGCTTACAGTAAAAAATGGGTTTTATCAAAAACTTGGGACAAATGCCAAATACCAAAACCTTTCTCAAAGGTTATCTGTGTAATAAGTGAACCTTTTTACCTTGAAAAATCTATTCCGGTAGAAGATTACAAAGAGATTGTTGAAAAAAAACTTAACGACATAAATGAAGTTGCAGAAAATTTAATAGAAGATAAGGAGAGATAA